A part of Paenarthrobacter sp. A20 genomic DNA contains:
- the otsB gene encoding trehalose-phosphatase: MTAENLSLPPELLEAIRNIADTEHLLVALDFDGTLSPIVDRAEDARPLPRSAAALEALAELPRTTTALISGRALDSLRLVASPPANTLLIGSHGAEVWLGEGSLGLELDDEQRTKLAAVREVLAEIVNIAPGTLLEDKPAGVVLHTRMADDDVAEDAVEAATRVLREHPGVYLKTGKRVLETSVVHASKGEAVEFLRQATGATAILFAGDDVTDEDALGRLLGDDVGIKVGLDFTQAQYRVEAPVHVAELLEALLKERRRVTAEA, translated from the coding sequence ATGACAGCTGAGAATCTGTCCCTCCCGCCGGAACTGTTGGAGGCTATCCGCAACATCGCCGACACGGAGCATCTCCTGGTGGCCCTCGATTTCGACGGCACGCTCTCCCCCATCGTCGACCGCGCTGAGGACGCGCGCCCCCTTCCAAGGTCAGCAGCGGCCTTGGAGGCCCTCGCCGAACTTCCGCGTACGACGACGGCACTCATCTCGGGCCGGGCGCTGGACAGCTTGCGGCTGGTCGCGTCGCCTCCGGCCAACACGCTGCTGATCGGCAGCCACGGAGCGGAAGTCTGGCTTGGTGAAGGGTCCCTGGGCCTGGAGCTGGACGACGAACAACGCACCAAGCTGGCCGCGGTCCGCGAGGTCCTGGCCGAAATAGTGAATATCGCTCCGGGGACGTTGCTCGAAGACAAACCCGCCGGCGTCGTCCTCCACACAAGGATGGCCGACGACGACGTTGCGGAAGACGCCGTCGAGGCAGCTACCAGGGTGCTGCGCGAGCACCCTGGCGTGTACCTCAAAACCGGCAAGCGGGTGCTGGAAACCTCAGTGGTCCACGCGTCCAAGGGTGAGGCCGTGGAATTCCTGCGCCAGGCCACCGGCGCTACGGCCATCCTGTTCGCCGGGGACGACGTCACCGACGAGGATGCTTTGGGCCGGCTGCTGGGCGATGACGTGGGCATCAAAGTTGGCTTGGACTTCACCCAGGCCCAGTACAGGGTGGAAGCGCCGGTGCACGTGGCGGAGTTGCTGGAAGCGTTGCTGAAGGAGCGTCGGCGGGTTACCGCCGAGGCGTAG
- a CDS encoding trehalose-6-phosphate synthase codes for MQDLASEKLKTEDGVRASPVKKPTATKFDFMVVSNRLPVDRISDDNEESGWRRSPGGLVTALAPMMTKSDGAWVGWHGAPDETVRPFSHEGMDLIPVQLSSDDVELFYEGFSNATIWPLYHDVIAPPEFHRTWWDSYRKVNRKFADAVARHAADGATVWVQDYQLQLVPRLLREARPDLKIGFFNHIPFPPPEIFAQLPWRREIIDGLLGADLLGFQRPSDAGNFMRSARRFLGASVKQQQVHVKGPDGEVTHIARAQAFPISIDVAQIRELAANPEIIERAKQIRKDLGNPKTILLGVDRLDYTKGIRHRLKAFEELLADGHIKVEDATLIQVASPSRERVEQYRLLREEIEGTVGHINGTYDTIQNTAVRYLHHSYPVEEMVALYLAADVMLVTALRDGMNLVAKEYVTARSEDDGALVLSEFAGAADQLKQALLINPHDIDGLKSTVLRAINMPAKEARRRMKLMRKQILDHDVDHWSAEFLAALEEKVVRDDS; via the coding sequence ATGCAGGATTTGGCAAGCGAAAAACTCAAGACCGAAGACGGCGTCCGGGCTTCTCCCGTCAAGAAGCCCACGGCAACCAAGTTCGACTTCATGGTGGTCTCCAACAGGTTGCCCGTCGATCGCATCAGCGATGACAACGAAGAAAGCGGTTGGCGGCGTTCGCCCGGCGGCCTGGTGACGGCGCTCGCGCCGATGATGACGAAGTCCGACGGCGCGTGGGTGGGTTGGCATGGCGCCCCGGATGAGACGGTGCGCCCCTTCAGCCACGAAGGAATGGACCTTATCCCGGTGCAACTGAGCAGCGACGATGTCGAGCTGTTCTACGAGGGCTTCTCCAACGCGACCATTTGGCCGCTCTACCATGACGTAATCGCGCCGCCTGAATTCCACCGTACGTGGTGGGATTCCTACCGCAAGGTCAACCGGAAGTTTGCCGACGCCGTCGCCCGCCACGCCGCGGACGGCGCCACTGTCTGGGTGCAGGACTACCAACTCCAGCTGGTTCCACGCCTGCTGCGTGAGGCCCGCCCGGACCTCAAGATCGGCTTCTTCAACCACATTCCCTTCCCGCCGCCGGAGATCTTCGCCCAGCTGCCGTGGCGCAGGGAAATCATTGACGGTTTGCTCGGCGCGGACCTCCTGGGCTTCCAGCGGCCCAGCGACGCCGGCAACTTCATGCGTTCGGCCCGCCGCTTCCTGGGCGCCAGCGTCAAACAGCAGCAGGTCCACGTGAAGGGTCCCGACGGCGAGGTGACGCACATCGCCCGGGCACAGGCGTTCCCCATCTCCATCGATGTCGCCCAGATCCGCGAGCTCGCAGCCAACCCGGAGATCATCGAGCGCGCCAAGCAGATCCGCAAAGACCTGGGCAACCCCAAAACCATCCTCCTTGGCGTGGACCGGCTGGACTACACCAAGGGCATCCGACACCGGCTCAAGGCCTTCGAGGAACTCCTGGCTGACGGGCACATCAAGGTGGAGGACGCCACGCTGATCCAGGTGGCAAGCCCCAGCCGCGAACGCGTCGAGCAGTACAGGCTCCTTCGCGAGGAGATCGAAGGCACCGTGGGCCACATCAACGGCACCTACGACACCATCCAGAACACGGCTGTCCGATACCTGCACCACAGTTACCCGGTGGAAGAAATGGTGGCGCTGTACCTCGCTGCGGACGTCATGCTGGTCACCGCCCTGCGCGACGGCATGAACCTGGTGGCCAAGGAATACGTCACCGCCCGTTCCGAGGATGACGGCGCGTTGGTCCTGAGCGAATTCGCCGGCGCTGCCGACCAACTCAAGCAGGCGCTCCTGATCAACCCGCACGACATCGACGGACTCAAGTCCACCGTCCTGCGGGCCATCAACATGCCCGCCAAGGAAGCGCGCCGCCGCATGAAGCTGATGCGCAAGCAAATCCTGGACCACGACGTCGATCACTGGTCGGCTGAGTTCCTTGCCGCCCTGGAAGAAAAGGTAGTGCGCGATGACAGCTGA
- a CDS encoding thioredoxin domain-containing protein, with amino-acid sequence MSPANEPRLSKAERTAQARERAREIREAQLKKDKRSKLLVGWGIVVAVVVIIAVVAFVVIGQAQNNAPIADQGPTPANGNVHGGVTLLANSEVVKSEPATVNVADVPSPAATPPATVTVPGGEAEAGKPVKVVAYIDFICPVCKRFETTYGESLTNLRNEGKISLEYRPLGFLDRQSTTNYSSRAANAAACVVNSSPEKYADFFNLLFERQPAEGGAGISDNDLKKMATEVGAANIDTCVDSKQFRPWVKVATQEAAAIGITGTPTVFIDGKQWDGSTDLNAEIQTAITAKG; translated from the coding sequence ATGAGCCCCGCAAACGAACCACGCCTGTCCAAGGCCGAACGCACCGCCCAGGCACGGGAAAGAGCGCGCGAAATCCGCGAAGCCCAGCTGAAAAAGGACAAGCGCAGCAAGCTTCTGGTTGGCTGGGGCATTGTGGTTGCCGTTGTCGTCATCATCGCGGTGGTGGCGTTCGTGGTCATCGGCCAGGCGCAGAACAACGCACCCATCGCCGACCAAGGCCCGACGCCGGCCAACGGCAACGTGCACGGTGGCGTCACACTGTTGGCCAACAGTGAAGTTGTTAAGTCCGAACCCGCCACCGTCAACGTGGCAGACGTTCCCAGCCCTGCGGCCACCCCGCCTGCAACCGTGACGGTCCCGGGCGGCGAGGCCGAAGCCGGCAAGCCCGTCAAGGTTGTTGCCTACATCGACTTCATCTGCCCCGTGTGCAAGCGGTTCGAGACCACTTACGGAGAGTCCCTGACCAATCTCCGCAATGAAGGCAAGATCTCCCTCGAATACCGTCCCCTCGGCTTCCTGGACCGGCAGTCCACCACCAACTACTCCTCCCGCGCAGCCAACGCTGCTGCGTGCGTAGTGAACTCATCCCCGGAAAAGTACGCGGACTTCTTCAACTTGCTCTTTGAACGCCAGCCGGCTGAAGGCGGAGCGGGCATTTCCGACAACGACCTGAAGAAGATGGCCACCGAAGTTGGTGCAGCCAACATCGACACCTGCGTTGACAGCAAGCAGTTCCGTCCGTGGGTGAAGGTTGCCACGCAGGAGGCTGCGGCGATCGGTATCACCGGCACGCCCACCGTGTTCATCGACGGCAAGCAGTGGGACGGCAGCACCGACCTGAACGCCGAGATCCAGACGGCAATCACCGCCAAGGGCTAG